Genomic DNA from Equus caballus isolate H_3958 breed thoroughbred chromosome 10, TB-T2T, whole genome shotgun sequence:
TTTTACTTTGAAACATGGATTTTGCCATTTCAAAACATATTCCAGGACCTAgttacaatgaaaaagaaaacatcactGGGCATTTTCAGCTCTATAGTAAGTAAGAGCTGTTTAGATCGGTTGCACAATACCAATAATGAAACATAACtacagttctttaaaaaaaaaaaaaaagaaaatgaaaaagaaaaaattttatcaAAACCTGATCTCAAAATCCAGCAATAAATTGTAAAATGTGGAGACAGGtcaaaaaaaggtgaaaaaagaaaaactgttaatgttttatattttacgtAATGGTAGTATGGTCATAAACTGGTTCACAAACCTAGTTATAGCCAAATAACAAAACTCCTTTGTTACCATGTTTAAATAAAGACAgtcaaaaagaaatttattaactATTCACTGTTTTGAAATATCCAGTGCATATAAAAACTGCTAGTGACAAGTTTCAGCTATTATAATGAGTTGTTCTCATGCCAAagacaaactttttaaaaaaaaaggcttttaagACCACAGCCATGGAGATTCCCAGGTAAGAATTTATTTCATAATAAGCAGCCttataaacacaaaaacaaaataacaaaaacaaaacttaaccTAATTGCCCAAAAAGTCATACCCTAAAACCTTTGAAAAGCAGTAACTTTGTAACTCAAATTACACAGTGGTGAAAGTAGAAGATCATTACTTTAGTTGAAATGAACACCCTTATCTTTAGGACCTAAAGAAATGTCATCATTATTATCCTAATTAGTCATTATTCACGTAAGCAGTACTTATCTAATACACTTACAAATTTCTTGACCTATTTCCCCTTTAAAAATCCTAATATATATTTTCTGCtttaccatttaaaaaagatAAGTATTATAACAAATTAAGTaacacaaaaatatagaaaactaatACCATTTTTCCACTGGTTACAGGTTTCTTTAAAAGTTGAGaagaaattcttaataaataataGTAGCAATACTGCCTCACTTTGTTATAAATGTATGCCAAGAGTACATTATCACATATGATACACAAGCAGTAAGACAATCTGTAAGCATTCTGCACTTACAATATAACAGCACACTTCAAAAAGACTTTGAGCATTAAATCAATCTACATCCTGTTTCATCGTGATATAGGCTTGGAAGGTATGTTTTTAACTATTTAgcattttaatcactttttattAAGTATCTTTATGGGTCTTAATGCTAGCAAGAATGGTATCTCTTTCATGAAACactatttttccaaatgtttaatGGTGTCTAGGCATCTTGCCAGCCCTGGGGTACATTAATTATTAGGCACAACTCGGGTTTTTTTTGCAAGAGAAATTTAATTCACAATACTAAACATACTAAACATACCTTTAACATGATGAACCAAGGACAcaatgtgttgaataaatgactcTGAAGTGCTTTTGCTGGCCTGTGGCAACTTAATGTGGTCAAAGATGGATCGGAATTCTTGCTCCTTCTTGACAGAATGGACAAGTGTACTAGCAAGTAGCCTGTCTTTAGTCAAGGAAGCAGGTCTGGAGCATATCggtaacaaacacacacacacacaaacaaaatataCCATAGGTTTGAATATGAAAATTGGaagtatatttagaaaataagataattaaCTAGAACATTAAAtaaccccaccccgcccccaatTATTTACTGGGTGTCAGTGTGGAATTACCTGTTAGAATCGTCAAGAGGAACAGGTGCCATTTTGAGTTTGACTTCAGGACGATGAGAATCACTGGCTATCATTTTGATCCTGAGTGGGCTCTCCTCTCTGAAGGTAGACTTTTCTCGTGCATCCAGATTCTTGTGTAGAGGGGGACTGTAATCAAAGAGGTCTTTGAGCTTTTCAGACTTTACCTGCTCAGGTGACTGAGTTTCTTTCTTTACTGTTATTCTCTCAGAACTTTTGTCGTCTTCCTTGTGCTTATCTTTTGTAGTGCTAGGCCTTTCCACTACATATCCAGTCTCtttaagtttataatttttttcttctctaaatccATCACTTTCTCTATTGCCTTTCAGTGAAACTTTGGACTTGTACTTGGGTCCTTCCTCCTCAGTATTCCGATGAGATGTAGTAGCAAAATTTTTACCCTGATCTGCAAGGACTGACTTCCTGAACTGTCTGTAAtcctctgtctcctctgtgtCATCCCCTTCTGAatcattaaatttttgttttccagactCTTTATCACTGAAGTAATCTAGAGCTTCCTGATCTTCccattctccctctgccctccctttcTCTGATCCTTTCTCCTTTGGAGTCTCTTTATCCCTGGTATTACCCCTATCAAGCAGGAATACTCTAGACTCTTCATCTGTGAACCTGTGAATAAGCAAAGAAGAGGATGGTAACTCTGGATTGCATTCACTGTGGATCACTTGCATACTCAAATGTGTTGCCCAATACCACAGGAccagtaataaaagaaaaaaaaaccctactgcAAAgtgctttttcagattccacttttaaaaaacattaaaagcatCCACGTAGCACTTACgtactgagtttttaaaaataaatttacatatgaGACTCcctaaagtttaaaaagtaaagccATTTTCAAAAACCTGTTCTGTTCAGTCACAGACCACAATTCTGCACTAACAAATCCAAATTTCCAGAGATTCTATAACATACAACAAAGCTTAAATTTAATTTCTGAGGTTAAGAACCACTAATAAACAAtatacatatctattagaatTCTACttatgattatatttaaaattccaGACTCTTTCATTTACTTATCTAATAgaaaaaaactcacaaaagtgtacTTTAATGTAGTTGATAACATTAGATAGTTAACTCTATGTGACTCACAAAACAGTTTATAGTTTGCTGTAGAAAATGACTGTTTCTGGCAGTATTATGTAGAAACTACATATcagttcaataaaaaaattaatcctAGATTGTAAAGCACTAGCCCATAAACAGAATGCTTGCTCTATTTCCTCACTGATAAGTTGATCATACTACTTTAGCAACcaattttcattgtcttttagcAAGCCTTAGCAACACttgaaattagaatttaaataaaGTATCTGTTTAAAATGCCACTAAAGTCAGTAAGAAATACCTTTATCTTTTCTGTAGTTAGGCAGATTTATTAAAAATGACAGCTGGACTGTTTACAATAGCACACAAGTAAAAACATGTAATATAACTGTATTAATTATGCAGGCCACATTATAATGatgaagagaacaaaaaagcaTTTAATGTTTTAATACTGAGAAAACtaatttctgaaagtttttacaCGTTTACACTAGTCAATTTATACTACTCAATTTCTCTTTGTTTACATTCTTAATTCTGGACTGAGTGAAAATGGACAAAACTAAAAGGACGAATATAAATTAGTTTCTATTCAAACACAACTTCTGAAGTTAAACAGATTAAGTAAAGACAATTAGGAATTATCAAGGAGGAAGTCATGAGTTAAATACACATCACCATGGAATTTTAAGTTTATACTTATAAATTCAAAGAACGAAAGTATTAATATTATAATCTCAATTGTATACCTTAGTTCTTACCTTTTTAAGAATTTCCCCGTCTTTGCAGTTTCCTGATCTCCACCATCAGGATAAAATGAGGAACGTCCCCTAGCCTCATCTCTAGGAGCATTCTGTGGTGTGATTGTCTTTGCAGGGCTTCGTCGAGAAGGGATGTGATGAATTGGACTATTCTGAGAAGGACTGTATCGACTAGATCCATTTCCAACAGAACCAGACCCAGACCTTTCAGGACTATGCTGAATGGAATGTGAATGCTGAGAGGGAGTATTTTTTGCAGAGTGGACTGTACTGAGCATGGGGGCATCAGAGCAAGATGAACTCTGGCTGGGTGGTGTAGCAATTGGTGAAGGACTATGGGGTGATCTGGGACTATTATCATAAGCTGAAAGGCCAGGCCAAATATCACCAGACGTGGCTGATGATTTATTAAACTCATCAATAGATTCAGATGGGTCATGTTCAAATGTATCTTTCGGTTCCTCCTGTGATTTACTTTTCAAAGGACTCTCTTCTTGAGGCTCCCCTTCagcttttttggtttgtttttcctgAGACCCTCGCCTTTTAGAGACAGGAGATTTGCTATATGGGGATGAAGAACGAGAAGAGGATGATCTTGGAGACCTAGAGGATCTATATGACCGGCGAGATCTGCTTCGGGATCTCTGAGAAGACACGGATCTTCTTTTTGGACTCCTGGAACGTGAGCGACCTCGTCTAGGACTCCTAGAGTGTCTTCTGTTCCAGACAGGCCTATAACCACCTCGATGATATCTACCTCCTCCTCCTTGATAGTACCCTCTACCCCTTCCTCTGTACCCATAAGGTCGTCTCATTCCTCTATTATTTCTGTAATCTCGGCGATAATCTCTAGAATAAATACGATCTCTACTACGAGATCTTGAATATGTCCTGGATCGAGACCTAgaactaaaaatgaaataaatatcaatGCAAGAAAAATACACTATTCCATCCTACCATTCTAAATACTTCTGGT
This window encodes:
- the BCLAF1 gene encoding bcl-2-associated transcription factor 1 isoform X5, whose protein sequence is MFRRKEMGRSNSRSHSSRSKSRSQSSSRSRSRSHSRKKRYSSRSRSRTYSRSRSRDRIYSRDYRRDYRNNRGMRRPYGYRGRGRGYYQGGGGRYHRGGYRPVWNRRHSRSPRRGRSRSRSPKRRSVSSQRSRSRSRRSYRSSRSPRSSSSRSSSPYSKSPVSKRRGSQEKQTKKAEGEPQEESPLKSKSQEEPKDTFEHDPSESIDEFNKSSATSGDIWPGLSAYDNSPRSPHSPSPIATPPSQSSSCSDAPMLSTVHSAKNTPSQHSHSIQHSPERSGSGSVGNGSSRYSPSQNSPIHHIPSRRSPAKTITPQNAPRDEARGRSSFYPDGGDQETAKTGKFLKRFTDEESRVFLLDRGNTRDKETPKEKGSEKGRAEGEWEDQEALDYFSDKESGKQKFNDSEGDDTEETEDYRQFRKSVLADQGKNFATTSHRNTEEEGPKYKSKVSLKGNRESDGFREEKNYKLKETGYVVERPSTTKDKHKEDDKSSERITVKKETQSPEQVKSEKLKDLFDYSPPLHKNLDAREKSTFREESPLRIKMIASDSHRPEVKLKMAPVPLDDSNRPASLTKDRLLASTLVHSVKKEQEFRSIFDHIKLPQASKSTSESFIQHIVSLVHHVKEQYFKSAAMTLNERFTSYQKATEEHSARQKSPEIHRRIDISPSALRKHTRLAGEERVFKEENQKGDKKLRCDSADLRHDIDRRRKERSKERGDSKGSRESSGSRKQEKTPKEYKEYKSYKDDSKHKSREQDHSRSSSSSASPSSPSSREEKESKKEREEEFKTHHELKEYSGFAGVSRPRGTFHDDRDDGVDYWAKRGRGRGTFQRGRGRFNFKKSGSSPKWTHDKYQGDGIVEDEEETMENNEEKKDRRKEEKE
- the BCLAF1 gene encoding bcl-2-associated transcription factor 1 isoform X1 produces the protein MFRRKEMGRSNSRSHSSRSKSRSQSSSRSRSRSHSRKKRYSSRSRSRTYSRSRSRDRIYSRDYRRDYRNNRGMRRPYGYRGRGRGYYQGGGGRYHRGGYRPVWNRRHSRSPRRGRSRSRSPKRRSVSSQRSRSRSRRSYRSSRSPRSSSSRSSSPYSKSPVSKRRGSQEKQTKKAEGEPQEESPLKSKSQEEPKDTFEHDPSESIDEFNKSSATSGDIWPGLSAYDNSPRSPHSPSPIATPPSQSSSCSDAPMLSTVHSAKNTPSQHSHSIQHSPERSGSGSVGNGSSRYSPSQNSPIHHIPSRRSPAKTITPQNAPRDEARGRSSFYPDGGDQETAKTGKFLKRFTDEESRVFLLDRGNTRDKETPKEKGSEKGRAEGEWEDQEALDYFSDKESGKQKFNDSEGDDTEETEDYRQFRKSVLADQGKNFATTSHRNTEEEGPKYKSKVSLKGNRESDGFREEKNYKLKETGYVVERPSTTKDKHKEDDKSSERITVKKETQSPEQVKSEKLKDLFDYSPPLHKNLDAREKSTFREESPLRIKMIASDSHRPEVKLKMAPVPLDDSNRPASLTKDRLLASTLVHSVKKEQEFRSIFDHIKLPQASKSTSESFIQHIVSLVHHVKEQYFKSAAMTLNERFTSYQKATEEHSARQKSPEIHRRIDISPSALRKHTRLAGEERVFKEENQKGDKKLRCDSADLRHDIDRRRKERSKERGDSKGSRESSGSRKQEKTPKEYKEYKSYKDDSKHKSREQDHSRSSSSSASPSSPSSREEKESKKEREEEFKTHHELKEYSGFAGVSRPRGTFFRIRGRGRARGVFAGTNTGPNNSNTTFQKRPKEEEWDPEYTPKSKKYFLHDDRDDGVDYWAKRGRGRGTFQRGRGRFNFKKSGSSPKWTHDKYQGDGIVEDEEETMENNEEKKDRRKEEKE
- the BCLAF1 gene encoding bcl-2-associated transcription factor 1 isoform X14, which codes for MGRSNSRSHSSRSKSRSQSSSRSRSRSHSRKKRYSSRSRSRTYSRSRSRDRIYSRDYRRDYRNNRGMRRPYGYRGRGRGYYQGGGGRYHRGGYRPVWNRRHSRSPRRGRSRSRSPKRRSVSSQRSRSRSRRSYRSSRSPRSSSSRSSSPYSKSPVSKRRGSQEKQTKKAEGEPQEESPLKSKSQEEPKDTFEHDPSESIDEFNKSSATSGDIWPGLSAYDNSPRSPHSPSPIATPPSQSSSCSDAPMLSTVHSAKNTPSQHSHSIQHSPERSGSGSVGNGSSRYSPSQNSPIHHIPSRRSPAKTITPQNAPRDEARGRSSFYPDGGDQETAKTGKFLKSPPLHKNLDAREKSTFREESPLRIKMIASDSHRPEVKLKMAPVPLDDSNRPASLTKDRLLASTLVHSVKKEQEFRSIFDHIKLPQASKSTSESFIQHIVSLVHHVKEQYFKSAAMTLNERFTSYQKATEEHSARQKSPEIHRRIDISPSALRKHTRLAGEERVFKEENQKGDKKLRCDSADLRHDIDRRRKERSKERGDSKGSRESSGSRKQEKTPKEYKEYKSYKDDSKHKSREQDHSRSSSSSASPSSPSSREEKESKKEREEEFKTHHELKEYSGFAGVSRPRGTFHDDRDDGVDYWAKRGRGRGTFQRGRGRFNFKKSGSSPKWTHDKYQGDGIVEDEEETMENNEEKKDRRKEEKE
- the BCLAF1 gene encoding bcl-2-associated transcription factor 1 isoform X2, coding for MFRRKEMGRSNSRSHSSRSKSRSQSSSRSRSRSHSRKKRYRSRSRTYSRSRSRDRIYSRDYRRDYRNNRGMRRPYGYRGRGRGYYQGGGGRYHRGGYRPVWNRRHSRSPRRGRSRSRSPKRRSVSSQRSRSRSRRSYRSSRSPRSSSSRSSSPYSKSPVSKRRGSQEKQTKKAEGEPQEESPLKSKSQEEPKDTFEHDPSESIDEFNKSSATSGDIWPGLSAYDNSPRSPHSPSPIATPPSQSSSCSDAPMLSTVHSAKNTPSQHSHSIQHSPERSGSGSVGNGSSRYSPSQNSPIHHIPSRRSPAKTITPQNAPRDEARGRSSFYPDGGDQETAKTGKFLKRFTDEESRVFLLDRGNTRDKETPKEKGSEKGRAEGEWEDQEALDYFSDKESGKQKFNDSEGDDTEETEDYRQFRKSVLADQGKNFATTSHRNTEEEGPKYKSKVSLKGNRESDGFREEKNYKLKETGYVVERPSTTKDKHKEDDKSSERITVKKETQSPEQVKSEKLKDLFDYSPPLHKNLDAREKSTFREESPLRIKMIASDSHRPEVKLKMAPVPLDDSNRPASLTKDRLLASTLVHSVKKEQEFRSIFDHIKLPQASKSTSESFIQHIVSLVHHVKEQYFKSAAMTLNERFTSYQKATEEHSARQKSPEIHRRIDISPSALRKHTRLAGEERVFKEENQKGDKKLRCDSADLRHDIDRRRKERSKERGDSKGSRESSGSRKQEKTPKEYKEYKSYKDDSKHKSREQDHSRSSSSSASPSSPSSREEKESKKEREEEFKTHHELKEYSGFAGVSRPRGTFFRIRGRGRARGVFAGTNTGPNNSNTTFQKRPKEEEWDPEYTPKSKKYFLHDDRDDGVDYWAKRGRGRGTFQRGRGRFNFKKSGSSPKWTHDKYQGDGIVEDEEETMENNEEKKDRRKEEKE
- the BCLAF1 gene encoding bcl-2-associated transcription factor 1 isoform X12, whose product is MFRRKEMGRSNSRSHSSRSKSRSQSSSRSRSRSHSRKKRYSSRSRSRTYSRSRSRDRIYSRDYRRDYRNNRGMRRPYGYRGRGRGYYQGGGGRYHRGGYRPVWNRRHSRSPRRGRSRSRSPKRRSVSSQRSRSRSRRSYRSSRSPRSSSSRSSSPYSKSPVSKRRGSQEKQTKKAEGEPQEESPLKSKSQEEPKDTFEHDPSESIDEFNKSSATSGDIWPGLSAYDNSPRSPHSPSPIATPPSQSSSCSDAPMLSTVHSAKNTPSQHSHSIQHSPERSGSGSVGNGSSRYSPSQNSPIHHIPSRRSPAKTITPQNAPRDEARGRSSFYPDGGDQETAKTGKFLKSPPLHKNLDAREKSTFREESPLRIKMIASDSHRPEVKLKMAPVPLDDSNRPASLTKDRLLASTLVHSVKKEQEFRSIFDHIKLPQASKSTSESFIQHIVSLVHHVKEQYFKSAAMTLNERFTSYQKATEEHSARQKSPEIHRRIDISPSALRKHTRLAGEERVFKEENQKGDKKLRCDSADLRHDIDRRRKERSKERGDSKGSRESSGSRKQEKTPKEYKEYKSYKDDSKHKSREQDHSRSSSSSASPSSPSSREEKESKKEREEEFKTHHELKEYSGFAGVSRPRGTFHDDRDDGVDYWAKRGRGRGTFQRGRGRFNFKKSGSSPKWTHDKYQGDGIVEDEEETMENNEEKKDRRKEEKE
- the BCLAF1 gene encoding bcl-2-associated transcription factor 1 isoform X8; this encodes MFRRKEMGRSNSRSHSSRSKSRSQSSSRSRSRSHSRKKRYSSRSRSRTYSRSRSRDRIYSRDYRRDYRNNRGMRRPYGYRGRGRGYYQGGGGRYHRGGYRPVWNRRHSRSPRRGRSRSRSPKRRSVSSQRSRSRSRRSYRSSRSPRSSSSRSSSPYSKSPVSKRRGSQEKQTKKAEGEPQEESPLKSKSQEEPKDTFEHDPSESIDEFNKSSATSGDIWPGLSAYDNSPRSPHSPSPIATPPSQSSSCSDAPMLSTVHSAKNTPSQHSHSIQHSPERSGSGSVGNGSSRYSPSQNSPIHHIPSRRSPAKTITPQNAPRDEARGRSSFYPDGGDQETAKTGKFLKSPPLHKNLDAREKSTFREESPLRIKMIASDSHRPEVKLKMAPVPLDDSNRPASLTKDRLLASTLVHSVKKEQEFRSIFDHIKLPQASKSTSESFIQHIVSLVHHVKEQYFKSAAMTLNERFTSYQKATEEHSARQKSPEIHRRIDISPSALRKHTRLAGEERVFKEENQKGDKKLRCDSADLRHDIDRRRKERSKERGDSKGSRESSGSRKQEKTPKEYKEYKSYKDDSKHKSREQDHSRSSSSSASPSSPSSREEKESKKEREEEFKTHHELKEYSGFAGVSRPRGTFFRIRGRGRARGVFAGTNTGPNNSNTTFQKRPKEEEWDPEYTPKSKKYFLHDDRDDGVDYWAKRGRGRGTFQRGRGRFNFKKSGSSPKWTHDKYQGDGIVEDEEETMENNEEKKDRRKEEKE
- the BCLAF1 gene encoding bcl-2-associated transcription factor 1 isoform X7, with amino-acid sequence MGRSNSRSHSSRSKSRSQSSSRSRSRSHSRKKRYRSRSRTYSRSRSRDRIYSRDYRRDYRNNRGMRRPYGYRGRGRGYYQGGGGRYHRGGYRPVWNRRHSRSPRRGRSRSRSPKRRSVSSQRSRSRSRRSYRSSRSPRSSSSRSSSPYSKSPVSKRRGSQEKQTKKAEGEPQEESPLKSKSQEEPKDTFEHDPSESIDEFNKSSATSGDIWPGLSAYDNSPRSPHSPSPIATPPSQSSSCSDAPMLSTVHSAKNTPSQHSHSIQHSPERSGSGSVGNGSSRYSPSQNSPIHHIPSRRSPAKTITPQNAPRDEARGRSSFYPDGGDQETAKTGKFLKRFTDEESRVFLLDRGNTRDKETPKEKGSEKGRAEGEWEDQEALDYFSDKESGKQKFNDSEGDDTEETEDYRQFRKSVLADQGKNFATTSHRNTEEEGPKYKSKVSLKGNRESDGFREEKNYKLKETGYVVERPSTTKDKHKEDDKSSERITVKKETQSPEQVKSEKLKDLFDYSPPLHKNLDAREKSTFREESPLRIKMIASDSHRPEVKLKMAPVPLDDSNRPASLTKDRLLASTLVHSVKKEQEFRSIFDHIKLPQASKSTSESFIQHIVSLVHHVKEQYFKSAAMTLNERFTSYQKATEEHSARQKSPEIHRRIDISPSALRKHTRLAGEERVFKEENQKGDKKLRCDSADLRHDIDRRRKERSKERGDSKGSRESSGSRKQEKTPKEYKEYKSYKDDSKHKSREQDHSRSSSSSASPSSPSSREEKESKKEREEEFKTHHELKEYSGFAGVSRPRGTFHDDRDDGVDYWAKRGRGRGTFQRGRGRFNFKKSGSSPKWTHDKYQGDGIVEDEEETMENNEEKKDRRKEEKE
- the BCLAF1 gene encoding bcl-2-associated transcription factor 1 isoform X4 — its product is MGRSNSRSHSSRSKSRSQSSSRSRSRSHSRKKRYRSRSRTYSRSRSRDRIYSRDYRRDYRNNRGMRRPYGYRGRGRGYYQGGGGRYHRGGYRPVWNRRHSRSPRRGRSRSRSPKRRSVSSQRSRSRSRRSYRSSRSPRSSSSRSSSPYSKSPVSKRRGSQEKQTKKAEGEPQEESPLKSKSQEEPKDTFEHDPSESIDEFNKSSATSGDIWPGLSAYDNSPRSPHSPSPIATPPSQSSSCSDAPMLSTVHSAKNTPSQHSHSIQHSPERSGSGSVGNGSSRYSPSQNSPIHHIPSRRSPAKTITPQNAPRDEARGRSSFYPDGGDQETAKTGKFLKRFTDEESRVFLLDRGNTRDKETPKEKGSEKGRAEGEWEDQEALDYFSDKESGKQKFNDSEGDDTEETEDYRQFRKSVLADQGKNFATTSHRNTEEEGPKYKSKVSLKGNRESDGFREEKNYKLKETGYVVERPSTTKDKHKEDDKSSERITVKKETQSPEQVKSEKLKDLFDYSPPLHKNLDAREKSTFREESPLRIKMIASDSHRPEVKLKMAPVPLDDSNRPASLTKDRLLASTLVHSVKKEQEFRSIFDHIKLPQASKSTSESFIQHIVSLVHHVKEQYFKSAAMTLNERFTSYQKATEEHSARQKSPEIHRRIDISPSALRKHTRLAGEERVFKEENQKGDKKLRCDSADLRHDIDRRRKERSKERGDSKGSRESSGSRKQEKTPKEYKEYKSYKDDSKHKSREQDHSRSSSSSASPSSPSSREEKESKKEREEEFKTHHELKEYSGFAGVSRPRGTFFRIRGRGRARGVFAGTNTGPNNSNTTFQKRPKEEEWDPEYTPKSKKYFLHDDRDDGVDYWAKRGRGRGTFQRGRGRFNFKKSGSSPKWTHDKYQGDGIVEDEEETMENNEEKKDRRKEEKE
- the BCLAF1 gene encoding bcl-2-associated transcription factor 1 isoform X3 — translated: MGRSNSRSHSSRSKSRSQSSSRSRSRSHSRKKRYSSRSRSRTYSRSRSRDRIYSRDYRRDYRNNRGMRRPYGYRGRGRGYYQGGGGRYHRGGYRPVWNRRHSRSPRRGRSRSRSPKRRSVSSQRSRSRSRRSYRSSRSPRSSSSRSSSPYSKSPVSKRRGSQEKQTKKAEGEPQEESPLKSKSQEEPKDTFEHDPSESIDEFNKSSATSGDIWPGLSAYDNSPRSPHSPSPIATPPSQSSSCSDAPMLSTVHSAKNTPSQHSHSIQHSPERSGSGSVGNGSSRYSPSQNSPIHHIPSRRSPAKTITPQNAPRDEARGRSSFYPDGGDQETAKTGKFLKRFTDEESRVFLLDRGNTRDKETPKEKGSEKGRAEGEWEDQEALDYFSDKESGKQKFNDSEGDDTEETEDYRQFRKSVLADQGKNFATTSHRNTEEEGPKYKSKVSLKGNRESDGFREEKNYKLKETGYVVERPSTTKDKHKEDDKSSERITVKKETQSPEQVKSEKLKDLFDYSPPLHKNLDAREKSTFREESPLRIKMIASDSHRPEVKLKMAPVPLDDSNRPASLTKDRLLASTLVHSVKKEQEFRSIFDHIKLPQASKSTSESFIQHIVSLVHHVKEQYFKSAAMTLNERFTSYQKATEEHSARQKSPEIHRRIDISPSALRKHTRLAGEERVFKEENQKGDKKLRCDSADLRHDIDRRRKERSKERGDSKGSRESSGSRKQEKTPKEYKEYKSYKDDSKHKSREQDHSRSSSSSASPSSPSSREEKESKKEREEEFKTHHELKEYSGFAGVSRPRGTFFRIRGRGRARGVFAGTNTGPNNSNTTFQKRPKEEEWDPEYTPKSKKYFLHDDRDDGVDYWAKRGRGRGTFQRGRGRFNFKKSGSSPKWTHDKYQGDGIVEDEEETMENNEEKKDRRKEEKE
- the BCLAF1 gene encoding bcl-2-associated transcription factor 1 isoform X10 is translated as MGRSNSRSHSSRSKSRSQSSSRSRSRSHSRKKRYSSRSRSRTYSRSRSRDRIYSRDYRRDYRNNRGMRRPYGYRGRGRGYYQGGGGRYHRGGYRPVWNRRHSRSPRRGRSRSRSPKRRSVSSQRSRSRSRRSYRSSRSPRSSSSRSSSPYSKSPVSKRRGSQEKQTKKAEGEPQEESPLKSKSQEEPKDTFEHDPSESIDEFNKSSATSGDIWPGLSAYDNSPRSPHSPSPIATPPSQSSSCSDAPMLSTVHSAKNTPSQHSHSIQHSPERSGSGSVGNGSSRYSPSQNSPIHHIPSRRSPAKTITPQNAPRDEARGRSSFYPDGGDQETAKTGKFLKSPPLHKNLDAREKSTFREESPLRIKMIASDSHRPEVKLKMAPVPLDDSNRPASLTKDRLLASTLVHSVKKEQEFRSIFDHIKLPQASKSTSESFIQHIVSLVHHVKEQYFKSAAMTLNERFTSYQKATEEHSARQKSPEIHRRIDISPSALRKHTRLAGEERVFKEENQKGDKKLRCDSADLRHDIDRRRKERSKERGDSKGSRESSGSRKQEKTPKEYKEYKSYKDDSKHKSREQDHSRSSSSSASPSSPSSREEKESKKEREEEFKTHHELKEYSGFAGVSRPRGTFFRIRGRGRARGVFAGTNTGPNNSNTTFQKRPKEEEWDPEYTPKSKKYFLHDDRDDGVDYWAKRGRGRGTFQRGRGRFNFKKSGSSPKWTHDKYQGDGIVEDEEETMENNEEKKDRRKEEKE
- the BCLAF1 gene encoding bcl-2-associated transcription factor 1 isoform X15, which codes for MGRSNSRSHSSRSKSRSQSSSRSRSRSHSRKKRYSSRSRSRTYSRSRSRDRIYSRDYRRDYRNNRGMRRPYGYRGRGRGYYQGGGGRYHRGGYRPVWNRRHSRSPRRGRSRSRSPKRRSVSSQRSRSRSRRSYRSSRSPRSSSSRSSSPYSKSPVSKRRGSQEKQTKKAEGEPQEESPLKSKSQEEPKDTFEHDPSESIDEFNKSSATSGDIWPGLSAYDNSPRSPHSPSPIATPPSQSSSCSDAPMLSTVHSAKNTPSQHSHSIQHSPERSGSGSVGNGSSRYSPSQNSPIHHIPSRRSPAKTITPQNAPRDEARGRSSFYPDGGDQETAKTGKFLKRFTDEESRVFLLDRGNTRDKETPKEKGSEKGRAEGEWEDQEALDYFSDKESGKQKFNDSEGDDTEETEDYRQFRKSVLADQGKNFATTSHRNTEEEGPKYKSKVSLKGNRESDGFREEKNYKLKETGYVVERPSTTKDKHKEDDKSSERITVKKETQSPEQVKSEKLKDLFDYSPPLHKNLDAREKSTFREESPLRIKMIASDSHRPEVKLKMAPVPLDDSNRPASLTKDRLLASTLVHSVKKEQEFRSIFDHIKLPQASKSTSESFIQHIVSLVHHVKEQYFKSAAMTLNERFTSYQKATEEHSARQKSPEIHRRIDISPSALRKHTRLAGEERVFKEENQKGDKKLRCDSADLRHDIDRRRKERSKERGDSKGSRESSGSRKQEKTPKEYKEYKSYKDDSKHKSREQDHSRSSSSSASPSSPSSREEKESKKEREEEFKTHHELKEYSGFAGVSRPRGTFHDDRDDGVDYWAKRGRGRGTFQRGRGRFNFKKSGSSPKWTHDKYQGDGIVEDEEETMENNEEKKDRRKEEKE